ATGCTAATACGTAATTAATGCATTAGACAGACTTTAAAACGGACTCCCAAGAAACATCTGAACGTATAGTTGAGAGTGGGTGAAACTGTTGAATCGAGGAATGCCTAATTCGGTTTATTGGAGTGGATATATGCAAGCTAACCAAAGCAGATTGCTTAGACTGAGGAGTATCAGAGAGTCTGTGCCATTATTTGTAGGACGAACAGAACTTAGTGAAAAATACTTTACTACAAAGACCTCGCGAGAGACCTGCTACCATCATAAtcatcacacacacacacacacacctcgaCCTTACACCTTCACACTTTTCCCACAATTCGCCAAGTCGAAGTGTTATCCAAGGTCGAAGCCCACATATATGGAGACCCCTAGCGAAACAATTGCCTGACCTGACCCATATATCTCAAACAGCCGAAAGACGAACGCGACAAAAGCTTAATGCTTCGCATCAATTGCAATCGAGTGGCTTCAATTCAAGTGACAGCCCATGAAAATGAGTAGACAAACAATCCCAGCTCAATGGCTGTGAAGTCACTAAAGTAAATACGAGTTCGAGTTCGATTTCGAGTTGGTGCTGGTGTTGAAGAAATATCTAAGGTTTCCGTGCCATTGAGATTCCCAGTGACAAGGCAGGCAGAGAGATGAATGGAGAGAAAAATTGCACAGAAATTACAAGCGACTGGAATGATGAGCACAGCACTCGCATAACAAAGGTCCGAAACTTAGACGTTGGACGCTGATGAGCGTGGAAAGGACTGGGCGTGTCGGGGCTCTGTCAATGGAGTTTCACTGCGAAATTGAGTTACGAAATCCGTTGAATGCAAATCTTTGGGGCACTTTCGGGCATCTCTTGAGCAAGGCCAAATTGCCTTGAAAGCGAAATTACAATATTTTTGACGGTTCTCCCGATTGTTCACTACTGTCCATCAACAGAGCCAAGCAAATAAATCTCCGGCTCGATCTCGATGTGGGCGCCAGCGGTCTCCGATTCCGACAGCTACTTGAGGAGACGCCGAAGACCAGACAAGGcacagatacaaagatacattGTGGCACGCAATTCGCTTAGCTGCGTGCGCCAAATTTATTGAATTGGAAAGTAAAATTGCAGcgtatttaaatttatttccaGCAATAATATAATTTTTGGAGGTTTGTATTTTATGCGGTACTGACACGCAATTTGGATCTAATAATTATGAGGATCTTTCAGGCGATTGTCGGCGAAATAATAATTTTGTTATGATATTATTTGGCCGATACTCTCAGTGTGGTTTGGAAATTGAAAGTGTGTTGAGGTTGAAAATTGAGTTGTTTGTTTGGGAAGATGATTATGGTTTTGTTAGTGATGGATTGGTTGGAATAATGGTTGAGACGTGTGTATTGTTCGTAGATTTGTTCGAACAAATCCCATTAGACTTCTTTTCTTCACTCACTTTCTATTTGAAGTTATCTAGTCAAGTGCTGACCTTCCTCTTCTCGGACAGATTTCTCATTTCGAGACTAACATCCGAACTAACATTCATAACGATGCCCAGTTTAAGTATTGACTTAAAAAACACTTTGCAATTAGCCATAAGAACATGTTAATTGCCCAAAACAGCTGGCCCATAAACCCAAATTTCCCATGCCCATGTCCAAAACGAAGCCAAAGCCGAAAAACGAAGTGGGTTTATTCAAATTACAAACTACAATTGCTCGACTCAGTTTAGTATCTCGAGTATCTGCGAGACACAGCATCACGGCTCTGACGATGCAGCCACTGACAGTGCTAACGATATAATAAATCTTCGAAGCTCGTAAAAAGTGTCAGAGTGTGTCAAATTAAACGCATATAAGAATAGCTTCCATGCACAAATCTTCTCGCGAGTCGACAGCCCGCTGCAGGTGGAGCGTGGCCCAAATAGCAGCTACCTGTGTGGGCCTCGTGGGTGTTGAGATGTATGTGCATCTGCCAGGAAGCGAGTTTGTGCAACTTTTGCCATCGGCACTCTGCCTAATTCGCGAACTCATTTGGCTGCCTCTCATTCAATTACTCGCGCGTTAAATTTGTATGTCACTCGACTTTGAGGCGAGAAAACAGTCGAGATGGCATTAACTCTCAACTTTGTTGGATTTGCAGGTGATTATGCAATCTTGGCGCAGATTTGTGGATGCAAGAGATGCAATTAACTGCGAATGGCACTGTTGGCGGAGGATCTAACGGTGGCACACGTTGGGAAACAAGAAATATGGCAATGATTAAACAAGTTTCCACAAGACTCGAACCGAGTTCTCTGTGCAATTGTTAGGCTCCCATCCTTAAATCATTTTAAGCACTATTTTATAATACCAGATCGAATGGTTACACTCGTGGGTCTGTAAATATATACTTTGAAGTCgtgttaatttttttattcAATTTCAAAACCATTTTATATCACATCAATAATAATTTTATAAGGCCATCTTCATACAAGATTCCATTTGAGTTCCTTCCAGTCCTTCCAGCCACAACAGTCCTACAACATAACTATTTTATTAGCCCTCAATTGTCGAGTATCTGAGATCTTAAAGCTTTAAAATTACCAAAATAGCATTCACAATCACACACAGTCTCATACTCGGACAATTTCGGGGTCTGGCAGACAAATCGCGCTAATTTATAAACAGTTTTACAAGCAGTTTCCCTCTCTTTTTGTGGGTAGGGTTGGGAGTTGGGGCAGCGATAGCATCTCCAGTATAAGCGAGGagtacgagtgcgagtgcgagtacgGAGCTGACCAAGTTTCTTTTGGCCCCTTCTTGTTTGTGCAAAGCGATTGTTAAATAACATTTGTGCTTGTTTCTGCCTATATTTTGTGGTGCTGGCGGCATTTGCTTGGAACCTTTCATTGTTGCTGCCGGGTGGCTTGTTTCGCGTTCATGCGGCCAGTGGATACACACTATACCATAGTTGTAGGTGTTGGCCAAAGCCTCGCTTGAGGCAATTTCTTACTTACCTCAGTTAATTACAaaattttatgtaaatttcaCTGTttcctgttgctgttgctgctttttCTGGGGCTTTTGTTGCTGGGCATTCTTTTGTTCGGCCACAAATTAATTACTTATTTGCTTAGCCGCCAACAATTTTGTTGgcaattaaaattcctttagGAAAtccacaaaaatatttgtttctttttcgGGGCATCTCTGAGCCAACTGCAGGCATTTGTCGATTGTCGGGAAAAGTGAAAGGGAATTGCCAAATTTTCGGATTGACCAACAGTCTGAATGGAACCCGAAACGAGGCAGCAACTCTCAAAAAACTAAGCCATCAAATGCCATCAACTCGTGCTTATTATGCACATTTTATGCCGTGTGGAAACTGTCAACAGACACTGTCGAGGAGCTAACCAGTTCTGGCAGTTGATAGAAGACCGAAGCTGTGGACTGTGGACGGTGCCCAAATTGCACAGTCAGTTCTGAACTGTATTCAGATGGGATCGATGAGAGGCTGAAGCCGATGTTGAAATGATGTGAGCACGATCTCACTGATTTGACTTAGATTGAGATGATTCCCTGCGATGATAAGCAAGACAATTTAATGAGCCGTTAAGTGCCGATTGCAGCACAACAATAAATCAATTTTGGAAACGATCTGGCCTAGATTTGGGAAACGATTGCCTACTTAGATGTTAAAATGTGACAGAGGACTGATATTATTTGAACAACAGTTTACTGATAGCTAATGGTAGACCATCTGCAGGGGCAATCACTAAGGATAAAGTAGATTCTTATTTTTCGACTACGAGTATACCGCGAACAATTGTCACCATAAAAAGTACATTATAATTGGCCCCCTTGTCCAAACTGATGgcaaacaaaatagttcaatcTATAAATACAACAGCAGCTTCGTTTCCCACAACTGCACATGAGTAGAGTAATCTTTTTAGTGCCTCATTAGCGAGCAGTTGGAATTGATGCCAAAACTGACATCTGACATGTGCACCTCTTTTTATGGCCAGAACACAAATTGCACAACATGCCTGCAAGCGCCTCCAAAGAGATCCTCAGATCTTCAGAGCCGACTGACTAAAAACAACCTTGAAACTTCACAAACCACCAAAATTCTCAAAGAAGACAAAAAATATGCAACACAAACAGCCAGGGGAAAAACTCTATAAACAAAAATGTACTGCAAGACGTAGAAGCAAATACTGCTTGTGCATGCGGGGCAGGCAGGAAATCCGAAAGGCAATGGGGAAAACGGGGGCAAATCTGATGCCATTGGCCATCGACACGACCGAAAAAACTGGAAAACCTGCAACTTTTAAGAGGCCGCGAACCGTTGCGCAACTGGGGACTTGAAGAATTTGTGGCATCGGCTTTTGGGTATCTCTTAAGTAAGCAAAACATCTCTTGGGGCGCGTGTGGCAGATCTTCTGATTTCAACTATTAAATTCTAATTAGCATACACAACTTAACTGCTGGGTAAATGTCTAACAAATCACTTTCACTGCGaaacgaaaccgaaaccgaaaacaAAACCAAGACCGAGActgaaaacgaaaaaaaatttCCAAATTCGCTTTCATTTTGTATCCTATCCAGACGGGGCTGTCTCTCGTAATACATGGAACCCGATGTGCGATGTGAAATCAATTATGAATTATTAACAAATTAGCTGGGAGTTCGAGTCATGTAACTAACAGATACATCACGGATCACAACGCCCCATCAAACTCGTGAAAACTGTTGCTTTCGGCGGGATCTATCTTCGAACTGGTTTGCTATCACTACCTCTTCTACCTGATGCCGACAATCTCACGCCGTATCTTCTCTCATTAGCATAATGCCCATTTGACTTGACGGCCCTCTAATGAAAACTTATTTGACATGAAATAGAGTTTGTAGACGGCTAACTGACTGCTGACCAAACCCCTTCTGGCTGCATCTTGGGAACTTTCTTCGTACATCCAAAGAAAAATATGAGCTGTTAATCAATTTTTGGCATTCCACGGATTGTAATGTAAGTTTTGAGAAGAGAAGGTGGTTGTGTGCCAAACACTTGAAAACTGCATTCAGAATTGCAAAAATTGTCTTATCAATGAGTCTTGTCCCATTGGATCGTGGGAAACCCCTTCGAAGACCAATCCcgaaatatacaatatatttaGGCTATTAATAGTTTTGCCCAGTCCAATGTTAGGATACTATCTCTTGATATCTGACACTCAGATTTTACAACGCCAACACTCGAGTTGTCAATCACTTGACACATTCAACCACAGTAGTGAACAGTGAGGCATCAGTGAGGCGTGGGCTGCGGTGGCATTTGGTGACAGCGACAACCACAAAACCTGCCGACTGCCGGTCTGCCACAGAGCTACACTGCGCATGCGCAGCGCATTAGCTGGTCATTGATTGGTGGCTCGCACTGGCATTTAAAAACGAAAGCGTTTTGCATACGAGCTCAAGTGCCGTGAAAATGTTGAATGAGCACGCTAAACCATGAAATTGACATGTCGAACACAGGCGGACCGACAAGAGGAGGATGGGATTGAAAGAAAGGGAAAATAAATATGACAAACCCTATGAGGACAGGGTTCAGTGGCTTTGGGGCTGGGATGTTGATTGCCTTCGCAGCGCCATTGGCAGTCGATTGATGATTGATTGAGGTTTTCACCAGACGAGCAATTTGTAGAGAAAAGTCATGTTTCAAGAGAAAGAAAATTGTGATTTCAGAAAAACCCAAATTAATGATACAGATGCATGACAAGCCATTGTACGAGCTGAAAAACTTGCCAACGAAGGTTGGATGGGATAAGCCACGAGGACAGTGGTGCGAAAGAAAATACTTGCTGGCCAGTTGTTTCCAACTGTTGTTGAAAGAAATGTTTTCCCAATCGAGAGATGTTTACCATGTCAGAGCCAAACCCTCTTGTTCACCTGTTTCCTCCACCAAACACATTGAACTTTTCCCCGATTAGGTTGCATAATCAAACGCCGCCCCACTGACAGCTTCATCATCATGCACAACATCTGCTGAGCCATCAGCAGCGGCATGATGAGGCGCGGCATTAGCCGCAACAACATAATTACCATGCGAAAAGAAAGAGCTGTGGATGGTCTGGGGAGAGCCTGATAACGCCTCAATCTCGCATCGACGCAGACGGAGCCCAGCAAAAAATAAGATTTATGAGCCGGGCAATTAATTTGTACAGACAGCACTTTAGCCATAAACCAAACAGAGAAACAAACAAGATCTAAGCCTGCCGCTGTGCAGCATCTAGTCGCGTCTCGGCTTCTCCTTCTGCTTCTCCGCAACTCTCTTGGAACTGTGTTGGATAATCATTGTTGTACAACTTCTGGTCGATGCCCGATGTCCAACTTGGCCAAGCGCAATGCGTATACGCAGTATATGACAGGCAGTTCAAGGGGTGTGCTTGCCTGAGAGATTGTATAAGCGATTGCTCTATGGGAGAAGCTTTCGCTAATGCCAATTGGAGATGCGAGACAATGGAAATAGGAAAGAGTTGAATTGCGGGTAAAAAAACGTTCATATTAGGACAAATTCAAAGCGATTTATCTTTTAAACTAGCGATAAAAACGTATATTTAGGTCAACCTGATTTGTGATCTATCATTACGTCATCTCTTTGCAAGCAAGTTCCGCCACCGTGCCACTTTTGTGGACTTCAACTTGACCGACTGGCCTCCAAAAAGGACCCCAGAGCATTAGCCTCCAACCAATCCCGATACGCATTATCTCGTTTTTGGCATCGAAaatggagcagcagcagagataGCTTTTACTGCCGCTTGAAACTGGTTCATGTCTATTTTGGGGCGAGTCGAggggttttttcttttttctgtgTCAGTTTTCATTTCATGCCAGCGAAGGTGAAACCAGCTGATGATGGATCTGAAGCTGGTTTTCTGCAATGCACGATGATGCAATGGTGATGGAAAGTTGTACGAGTAATCTCATGTTTTGCCGTCTCTTGCTCTCATTGCAGCCCTTTCACAACTCGCATCGTCGCCAGCTGAATCTGCAGCAGTACAATCAGCAAAACTTTGTCCAGGCCGGCGTCGAGCTGCCCATTCCCcaccgccagcagcagcaggcgcaaCACACCCATCTGCACCACCAGGCACCGCAGCAGCATCGTTTCGGCCAGttcccacagcagcagcagcagcagcaacagcaaccgcTGGCGCCCACCCAGCAGCAACCCCACGGCAATCAGCAGTTCCAACGGTCCACCCAAAGCCAGCTGCAAACGGCTCCTCAATTCCCTCCGCAGCAGCATCAACAACAgcagacgcagcagcagctgccctCGGCTTCCAGCAATCTGGATCTGCATCATCAGAACTTCTTGGACTTGCGTAACTACGCAGGCtcccagcagcaacagcacccccatcaacagcagcaacagcaacaacagttGCCCCAACGCCACAAGCAATTTGGTAATATCTGGCTTCCACTATCCTGAATCAATCTGTCGAATATagtaaaaatataataaaatcaGCGTACACGTTAGCGTCCAAACATCTGAGCTTGCTAACCTCAATTATACCTCAATTTCGGCTGGAACTGGATTCGATTATTCCAATATTAAAGTAAAGCAAATCCAACGCAATGGCTGAACCCTCTTCTTGCAGTCATCCTCAGGGTACATCCCATCTGATGTGTCAGTATTCATTGGTAACCTTTGGGCGCAAACGTGAACGCAAACCACGCAACTACAAAGTAGTTTTATGGTCATCCCTAGTTAATTCTTGGCGGAATTTATGCTCTATCTTTCAGACTCCCGCTTGCAGTCGACCGCTTTCCCACCACAACCCTCGAGGGAAACctaccagcaacagcaaaccCAGCAGCAGTTTTCCTACCAGCAGCCCCAGCAATTCGGATCTCAAGTTCAGCCTcagaccacacagaagttGCCCAGCCAGGCGCCTGTGCCCACCTTCCAGACTATTCCACAACAGACTCCGCATCCCatccagcaccagcagcaccagcaacagcagcaacagcagcatggCCAGTTCAACTATCAGCCTCAGCCAGCCCTTCCGCAGTACCAATTGACACCCCAGCTGGGTCTGCCTGTGCCACCACTCTTCAGCACTTTGCAGTCCACACCCTTTCCAGCGCAGCCCACGAGAGAAGccttccagcagcagcagcagcagcaacagcaacccCAAGGTCAGCAATTCCAGCACCAATTTGTGAATGCTCCCGCTCAGCACCAGCCAGCAGATCAGGAGTACAAGCAGAAGCTCATCCAGAAACACGAACAGTTTGTGGCCAAGCAGTACGAGAAGTCACAGCACAAGGTGCGCCAGCAGCATGAGGAGTTCCTGGTTAAGCAGCACCAGATCAAGCAGCACATCCTGCCGACGATCATCACTCAGCATAATGGAAACTACCAGCACTCGCCCTATGGCGTAGGACCGCCACGTGGACGCCCGGTGGCCCATCCCACCGATTACAACCAGTTCAACAGCGCCCTACAGCAGTACTACAAGGAGCACCCAACCACGACGACGACCACGACAACGACAACCACCACTGAGGCCACCACCACGCCCAAGAAGAACATCTATGCCCAGGTCAAGTCGGAGCTCGGAAAGTATCCCAGCCAGAAGGGCGCTGGTAAGAAGCCTGTGAAGACCTTTGCCCGGGATGATCTGTTGAAGCAGCTGAAAGCAGCCCTCTCAGAAGCCCCGCAGCAGCCCTTGACTGGCAACAATACCTACGACGAAATGGATCTTCTGCTGCCCAATGGCCAGAGAGTCCAGGTGATACGCACCACGGATCCCAACCTTGTGCAGGGTCAGAAAGCTTATTCCCAGGAGCAGCTGCAGACCCTGCTGGCCCAACAAGCGCTGGGATCTGAGGCCAAGTTGAGCCTCAGCGATGTGGCTCCCAGCAAGAGTAAGGACCTGGAACTGCCCGGTGGTGGTAAAGTGCAAATCCTTCGGTCCCCAGATCCCCAGGAGTCCGACACCCTCCCAACCGGATCGCTGCCGGGAGGTATAGATCTGTCCAGCCTGGCAGCTCTATATGGTGGTGGAGCCGGCGACATACAGGGCATTAGCAGTGGAGCCAACAGCATCGCCAGCTCGGCCGTCATCACTTCAGATTCGGATGAACCACCCTCCCTGGAAGAGCTGGCCAAGCGTGGACTTATTCCCGATGGCTATGAGATCGAGGGTCTAAGCCCAAAGTCCGAGACACAGGCAACGCCAGCACCGGCGGTACCGGCCAAGAAGAAGGCCACCTACGTGTACCTCGAGGAACAGGCCGATGGCAGCTTCAAGATCCAGGGAGTGAAGGCCAATGGCGAGAAGGAAACCAAGCAGACTGGCGCGGAAGTCGAGAGCATTCTGGAGAGAATAAGGAATGGTGAGATCAAGCTGCCCCCTTCTGTGTCCCGTCTGACCCTTCCCAATGATGAGCTCGTGGAGATCAAAAGCGGAAAGATCATCCAGACCACCCGGGCCCCACTGACAACGACCAGTAGCACAACAACCACCACAACGACCACACCAGCTCCATTTGTTTCTCGCGGCACGCCCAGCAATCATCGTCAGTATCATCCCTCCCGGACATCGACCACCAGCACAACGACTAGTGAGCCCTACACTCCTCGCTACAGCCCCATCTATGAGAGCAGTACCTCCAACGCGGCAGCTGCGAGCCTGATCCGCACCACGCCCGCTCCAGTGTATAGCTCTTCGCCGGTGACAGCCTCTTCGTACCTGGGAGGAGTCTCCGTCTCCACCCACCTGCCAGTGGTTACCGAACGTCTCTCGGATCTAGCCCACACACCGGAGCTGCTGCCACCTGCGCCTCAGTATGCTGACGCTCTTGTCCAGGAAACCGAGAATACAGAGAAGGCAGCCCAGGCTGGTCCGGGTGTTACCTCCGTTCTGTCCAATCCGAGCGAGGATTTGCTTCAGATATTGAAGTCGAATGGGCTCTTTGCTATGGCCAAGTACCTCCGCCAGTCGGGATTGGACAGCATTCTTAACGAGACAGGACCCTACACAATATTTGTGCCCACTGACAAGGCCTTCAAAAATCTCCTGGTACAATTGGGTGGACCCGAGCGCGCAGAGGAGAAGTTCCAGTCCAATCCAAGACTGCTGAGTGGGGTAAGTGTGTGCTCTTCATGCCCATGCAAGTTACTCATATGCTCTTTTGTAGTTATTACTTCACCACGTGATCCCTGGAGCCTTTGAAATTGCCACTTTGCAAGACGAGATGACGGGCGTGTCCCTGGCTGGAACCCAGCTCCGTGTCAATCAGTACAATATGCACGACCAGGAGTGGAACGATGTCACTGTAAGAAAACCCAACAATCTTTACCTAGGCTGGTTGGCTTTAACAATCACATCTCCCAATGCAGCTCACTACCATCAATGGAGCCATGGTTGTGCTGAATAAGAAGGACATCAAGATCCCTCAGGGAGTGGCCCATGCCGTGGATCGTGTCATGTTTCCACTGCCCGTAGGAGATCTTCTGCAGACTCTGCAATCCGATCGCGAGGGTCGCTTTAGCAACTTCCTCAAGATTCTTTACACCTCTGGACTGTCCGAGAAGCTGCAGAGCAAGGGTAGGGAATGGCTTCACTTTATTAAATTTGCTCTCTAATTGGCATTGAATATCATCCTTAATGTTAGGTGTAAAAACGTACACTGTTTTTGCCCCAGTGGACAAGAGCTTCAGTGAACTGGACTCGGATGCGCTGGAGAAGCTATTCAATGATAAGGAAGCCGCCGAGCAGTTTGCCATGAAGCACATAGTACCTGGAGCTCTCTTCTCCGCTGGTATGCGTTTCTACCAGGTTAAGGACTCGCTGTACACGGGCAAGACCGTGATTCTGCAGAAGACCTCTGCTGGAAAGATCAAGGTGAATGATGCCCAGATGGTCACATCCAACATCCCTGCCACCAATGGAGTGATCCATGCCTTGGACGGCGTTCTTGCGTGAAGAGATTAAAAACTGTCTGAGGAGATTATATCGGCCTTGTTATCGCAGTTTTTCGTGTAGCCTTAAGAGTTAGATTAAgcgaggaggagaaggagtcTTCATCAACCACATCCAAAATTGTTAGTGAAATCTTGCCAACGCCTTGGGAGGGCCGAAACAAATTGCCGTCTTTCGAAAACAGGTGCAAATCCGCAATTAGACAGAGATGTACACAAAGATTTGGTGCTTTCATCAACTTTCCTGTATTGTATCTTTTTCGCCTTCATCAAACAGTCATTACAAATAGTTCAATTTAAGAGAAAAGAAGAAATGTGTAAAAAACCAAGAGTATGGAAAAAGAATGGGATCTAATCTAAGTTCATatataatttattattttgGCATTACATTAAATGCACgttaatttacaaaaattgtgtaaaataaacaaaatataGTTAAGTATACTCTTTTCGTATAAACAAATTATTGAGCAGAGTATTCAAGAGTATTTTTCAGATGTGAAAGTAAGTAGCATCAAAGACTATCTTATGTTACATGACGGATACAAAGGCTGTTGGACGATCGCTATGTTGAAACCAATGATCGTTTTATTTCAAAATAAAATGTTAGATCTGTTTCACAATATTTTCCTTCGTTGCTTTCCCCCTACATTGCGAACACTCTTGCCATCAAAACATATTTGcgtttttctttaattttctTTGAAAGATAATTCACTCGATAATCGTTAAAAGCAATATGATGGAATGGAATATGCATAAGAATaagtaaatataaaaaataaatcataaaagaaatatttatttaatttaaaacaGATATTTTTTTTGATGATAATACATTTTCTCTAGATTCCGATTAAAATTGGTGGTCCTTGTACTCGGAGCCGCCTTTTCAGCCGTAGTTGATTCCGAGCTTGCAATTTCTCCTTGACAAGAAGCAGAAAATGCCTTCATGCACAGCCTTCAAAATAAGACTGTAGCGACAGAAAAAAAGATTTTTTTATAGTTTCCCAATACTGTGTTTACTTAGAACATTTTCTCGACATTTCCATTTCCTCTCTGTTACCTCCGCGGGATTAGGGCGGCAATCTACGAAAACGAATGACAGCACTTTGGTTGACAGCAGGCTATTCCGGTATACTATGAAACTTCTGCATTTACTCAAGTTTCCCCAGGAATTTGTATCTTTGGGTTCCTTATACTTTCGTAAAACGTCCGCAGATAAAACAAAGTTGAGTATGAACACCATAAGATAAGCTTCATCATTAGTGGGTTCTTTTGATAATTACATTTCAGACCCATGAAGCTAAGTGCACAAACTTTTGAACCCAATATGTTCATTATCCTCATGCTCTTGACGTAAATAAAGGTGCTGCAAGACTCTTATCTCGATTTCCTCACCAGGTGCTTTTCCCAAATATTTTCGTGCATTTACTCGAATTAACACAACCAAACTATCTAGAAAGAGAGTACATAAATAGTTTGCCCAGCCGCATTGCATCAGTGTATTTTGGGAGGCCAAGATGGTAAGATCTGACTGGTCAGGAAGTGCTCCTAATACTAAACGAACTTCTTATTATAGATCTGGCGTTTCTTTGCTATTTTTGTACTGTGGGCTGCGCTTACGGTAACGAACAGTATAACTCAATCAACAGAAGAAGCAATAGCAGAAGCAACAACAATAGATCCAAACAATGAAAGAGTATCCATTTtatgcactatatttccacATTTACCAATGTGCCAAACAACCACTGCAACTATTGAAGAAACAACAACCACCGATGCACCTACAACTACTGAAGAAACAACCAACACCGATGCACCTACAACTACTGAAGAAACAACAACCACCGATGCACCTACAACTACTGAAGAAACCACAACCACCGATGCACCTACAACTACTGAAGAAACAACCACCACCGATGCACCTACAACTATcgaagaaacaacaacaacagatgCACCAACAACTACTGAAGAAACAACAGCCACCGATGCACCAACAACTActgaagaaacaacaacaaccgaTGCACCTACAACTACTGAAGAAACAACAACCACCGATGCACCTACAACTActgaagaaacaacaacaacagatgCAACAACAACTACTGAAGAAACAACAGCCACCGATGCACCTACAACTActgaagaaacaacaacaaccgaTGCACCTACAACTACTGAAGAAACAACAACCACCGATGCACCTACAACTActgaagaaacaacaacaacagatgCACCAACAACTACTGAAGAAACAACAGCCACCGATGCACCTACAACTATCGAAGAAACAACAACCACCGATGCATCAACAACTActgaagaaacaacaacaacagatgCACCAACAACTACTGAAGAAACAACAGCCACCGATGCACCTACAACTActgaagaaacaacaacaaccgaTGCACCTACAACTACTGAAGAAACAACAACCACCGATGCTCCTACAACTActgaagaaacaacaacaacagatgCACCAACAACTACTGAAGAAACAACAGCCACCGATGCACCTACAACTATCGAAGAAACAACAACCACCGATGCATCAACAACTActgaagaaacaacaacaacagatgCACCAACAACTACTGAAGAAACAACAGCCACCGATGCACCTACAACTActgaagaaacaacaacaaccaatgCACCTACAACTACTGAAGAAACAACAACCACCGATGCACCTACAACTActgaagaaacaa
The sequence above is a segment of the Drosophila miranda strain MSH22 chromosome 4, D.miranda_PacBio2.1, whole genome shotgun sequence genome. Coding sequences within it:
- the LOC108164194 gene encoding uncharacterized protein LOC108164194, whose protein sequence is MRVSLALWGTLCLWVVTANAQGFIPPPNAGLHNAPFHNSHRRQLNLQQYNQQNFVQAGVELPIPHRQQQQAQHTHLHHQAPQQHRFGQFPQQQQQQQQQPLAPTQQQPHGNQQFQRSTQSQLQTAPQFPPQQHQQQQTQQQLPSASSNLDLHHQNFLDLRNYAGSQQQQHPHQQQQQQQQLPQRHKQFDSRLQSTAFPPQPSRETYQQQQTQQQFSYQQPQQFGSQVQPQTTQKLPSQAPVPTFQTIPQQTPHPIQHQQHQQQQQQQHGQFNYQPQPALPQYQLTPQLGLPVPPLFSTLQSTPFPAQPTREAFQQQQQQQQQPQGQQFQHQFVNAPAQHQPADQEYKQKLIQKHEQFVAKQYEKSQHKVRQQHEEFLVKQHQIKQHILPTIITQHNGNYQHSPYGVGPPRGRPVAHPTDYNQFNSALQQYYKEHPTTTTTTTTTTTTEATTTPKKNIYAQVKSELGKYPSQKGAGKKPVKTFARDDLLKQLKAALSEAPQQPLTGNNTYDEMDLLLPNGQRVQVIRTTDPNLVQGQKAYSQEQLQTLLAQQALGSEAKLSLSDVAPSKSKDLELPGGGKVQILRSPDPQESDTLPTGSLPGGIDLSSLAALYGGGAGDIQGISSGANSIASSAVITSDSDEPPSLEELAKRGLIPDGYEIEGLSPKSETQATPAPAVPAKKKATYVYLEEQADGSFKIQGVKANGEKETKQTGAEVESILERIRNGEIKLPPSVSRLTLPNDELVEIKSGKIIQTTRAPLTTTSSTTTTTTTTPAPFVSRGTPSNHRQYHPSRTSTTSTTTSEPYTPRYSPIYESSTSNAAAASLIRTTPAPVYSSSPVTASSYLGGVSVSTHLPVVTERLSDLAHTPELLPPAPQYADALVQETENTEKAAQAGPGVTSVLSNPSEDLLQILKSNGLFAMAKYLRQSGLDSILNETGPYTIFVPTDKAFKNLLVQLGGPERAEEKFQSNPRLLSGLLLHHVIPGAFEIATLQDEMTGVSLAGTQLRVNQYNMHDQEWNDVTLTTINGAMVVLNKKDIKIPQGVAHAVDRVMFPLPVGDLLQTLQSDREGRFSNFLKILYTSGLSEKLQSKGVKTYTVFAPVDKSFSELDSDALEKLFNDKEAAEQFAMKHIVPGALFSAGMRFYQVKDSLYTGKTVILQKTSAGKIKVNDAQMVTSNIPATNGVIHALDGVLA